From a single Nicotiana tomentosiformis chromosome 2, ASM39032v3, whole genome shotgun sequence genomic region:
- the LOC138906074 gene encoding uncharacterized protein, with the protein MRKMQKKQHSSHHGGHTATRSVEFRHIPRIHNEIVDALATLASMLHHPDKTYVDPLHIQIRDQHAYCIVVEEEPDGATPYLLVYGTEAVIPAEVEIPSLRIVAEAEIDDDEWAKIRLEQLSLIDEKQLAAVSHGQLYQKKIARAYNKKVHPQKFEVGQLVLKRILPHQAEAKGKFAPNWKGPFVVTKVFPNGALYLTDIEGKCMDMAINSDAVKRYYV; encoded by the exons ATGAGGAAGATGCAGAAAAAACAGCATTCATCACACCATGGGGGACATACTGCTACCag GTCGgtagaattcaggcatattcccaggattcaCAATGAGATTGTCGATGCCTTGGCTACTCTGGCGTCAATGCTACACCATCCGGATAAGACTTATGTCGACCCTCTGCATATCCAAATCCGTGATCAACATGCCTACTGCATTGTGGTTGAGGAGGAACCTGATG gtgcaactccctatttgctggtatatggaaccgaggcagttatacctgcggaagttgagattccatccTTGCGGATCGTTGccgaagctgaaattgatgatgatgagtgggCCAAGATCCGGCTAGagcaattgagtttgattgatgaaaaacaaTTGGCAGCAGTAAGTCACGGTCAATTGTATCAGAAAAAAATAgcaagagcatacaacaagaaggtgcaTCCCCAGAAATTTGAGGTGGGTCAGCTGGTGttgaaacgcatccttccacatcaggctgaagctaaaggcaagttcgccccaaactggaaggGGCCGTTCGTTGTGACAAAGGTGTTTCccaatggtgctttgtatttaacagacatagaaggtaaatgtatggatatggctatcaattctgatgcagtcaagagatattatgtatga